ctcatcaatattgGAGTAATAGAAAACGTTGAAGTTTTATCAGAGTCATCGTCACCgatgagaaaaatgaagataaaCAAACACAAAGAATAAGATGTAAGAAACGTAAAAGAGAAAATCACGCTTTAGTTAGGTTAACTAACTAAAGATAATAGGATCGGGAAATATAACTGACAATGACAGTTATAACCACTCCTCAACGATACAAAcggaaaagagagagaaaatggaaaCCGAAATGATAAATAGGAAAACTTAGTCTTTAGCTCCACCATTTTAACCAACTGTTAATCACGTTAGTGTCATTGTTGAATTTGGACATTCTCAGTTCATCATTATACATTATTCATTCTTCTAAGCTTCGGCCTTCTTTGATTAGCCgttttgatttattgcatTATTTCACCCAAACTTCCATTTAGTTACTCTTATCGGAAACCATTATTAGTTACCAATTGCCATGGTCGTAGGGCTAAGCAAAACCCTAACCAATTCGAAAATTTGGATTGAATCAAAACGAAACTAGCGATGCAATTCCATTTCACTTTCAGGACTCGATTTTGCTTCGTTCTCATTCGGTTTCCATCAAAATGAGGCAGTTTCACCAAACTATACTCAACTCTAGTACGTCTGCCCTCTCAATGctcaaatatgaaatttaaaatcttatagGAATATTCAATTTGAATAACACAATCGATTAGAATTTTACAGACAAATTTATCTTCATCTAGGTCTATCCGAACCGTCCGAATGCTCACCCCGTTCATGGCCTCTCTTTATAGAAGTACTATACCCATTTCCCAGTTcgaaagaaaaagggaaataaaataataatcgTCCCAAAATAGTATAGGAAACACAATTTgagttttcaaatttcatacaAATGAAGCATTTGATTTCGTGATATAAATTCGCGCCacggacaaaaaaaattgaaatgcttAGCTAGCGCCATCTTTTCTCCTCCCTTCCGCCCCCAAATTTCCCACCCTTTATATATAGTGGTTGGCCTAGGGTTCCGATCTCTCTCACTCTCCGCTGCATCGCTCTCGCCTTCACTCTCACTCTCACTCATTCAATTTCGATTTTCATCCTCGCTTTCATTTCCATCATCGTCTTCAACAGGTGAAGCCAACGCCTCCACCTCCGCCGTTTTCGCCGACGCCAGGTACACTTTTTCTGAATTGCGTTTTTTTCATCACTGAATTGTAACATTGAtgcttcatttcattttcggAAAGAGTTGAGGGTAATAATTTTAGCTgttgtttatgttttgttttggttttaaattGGTTTGCTTGCATGGAGACTTTGatgctgtgtgtgtgtgaatctTGCTTGATCTAGAAAGGATTTGGAATACGAATTGACGCAATTGAGCTCTGATCTAATGAGTTGGTCATGTTCTACACTTTTGGTATTCTGAAACTTCATTTAAATGATAGAATAATTGCTGACATTTGTTTCCGATGGAATGAAATTTACCtctaatatgaattttatgtgCTTTGAATTTACTGGTTGTCGAGCTCTATGCACTgattcatttatatattgaaGTTTTCAGTAACTTTGTTGGGTTGTTTCTGACATTTCTCTCACTTTTCATGATCAGATAGAGGAAACAGAGGAGTACTGCAGCTAAGAAAGATATGCCGACtaatcaaaaacaaaaaaagaagtgTGCTCCACAAACGGTTGAAGACGCCAATGTTACTCGTAAAAGGCCAAAGCGAGCTGCTGCTTGTGCAGATTTCAAGGAGAAATCTGTTCGAATATCTGAGAAAGATTCtgtaattgaaaaaaaagaagatggaGTTGTTGAGGAGGAAGTCCTAGCTGTTCGTATGACTGCTGGGAAGGAGGATGGTCGCCCGTGTAGGCGCCTCATGGATTTCACATTTCATAATTCAGATGGCATCTCGCAGCCCTTTGAAATGCTGGAAGTTGATGATATCTTCATCTCTGGTCTTATCTCGCCACTTGAGGATAGTGGCGACAAGGAGAAAGATAAAGGAGTAAGATGTGAAGGATTTGGGCGCATTGAAGAATGGTCTATATCTGGTTATGAAGAGGGATCACCTGTAATATGGGTAACCACAGAGGTTTCTGATTATGAATGTATTAAGCCCTCGGGAAGCTATAAGAAGTTTTATGACTGTTTTTATGCTAAAGCTAGTGCTTGTATTGAGGTCTATAAGATATTATCAAAATCTTCTGGAGGCAATCTAAGTCTTGACGAGTTGCTTGCTGGTGTTGTGCGTTCCATGAGTGGGATGAAGTGTTTCTCCCGTGGTGTATCTATCAGagattttattctttctcagGGTGAATTCATTTATAACCAACTTATTGGTTTGGATGAAACTTCAAAAAAGACTGAAAACCTTTTTGCTGGTCTACATGTCCTAACTGCTCTTAAAGATGAAAGTAGTAAGATGGTAGACTTTGCAGAAGCTCAGCCTGTCTCTTTGCCTGGGAATTTGAGAATTGGCCTCAAAATCGGGGATGACAACAAAAATGAACTGGCCAAGCCTTGTCAGacagaagaagatgaagattcAAAAATGGCAAGGCTGTTACAGGAAGAGGAGAACTGGCGCTCAATGAAACAGAAGAAGGGCCGGGGTTCCTCCTCCTCTTCGAGCAAATATTACATTATGATCAATGAGGATGAAATAGCAAATGACTATCCTTTGCCTGCCTATTATAAGACGTCAAATGAAGAAACTGatgagtatattatttttgacaGTGGCATTGATGTGCTAAATATTGAAGACCTACCCCGAAGCATGCTCCATGAATGGGCTTTGTACAATTCAGATGCTAGGCTGGTTCCGTTAGAGCTCCTTCCCTTGAAACCCTGTGCTGAAATTGATGTTACTATATTCGGGTCAGGCATAATGACTGCAGATGATGGGTCTGGATACATTTGTGATGGTGATTCTACTCAGGCATCAAATGGTTCTGCGGCTTCTGCAGTTGAAGGCATCCCTGTTTTCTTGAGTGCAATAAAAGAGTGGGTAATTGAGTTTGGGTCCTCAATGATTTCCATTTCAATACGCACGGATATGGCCTGGTATGTTACTCCCTCTACCTCATTTGACTGTGTTAATggtatgatttttaaatatacaatttaatGGTTCCtatattcattatttgttgattagtTGGCAGCATGAATTTCATTGCCATGAGTTGGATcattttggaatttggatGTTTGATCTATTCTTTAGGTAGATACTGCATTAAATCTGTTTCAAGTACCAACTATGGTTGAGCAAGATACTATAGCCTAAATTTAAAACAGCATagagaaatataaaagagagTACATGCTGTAATGTTGCATTTACAGAGAAATTTAATGTCTTAGTAACTGTTTGTCTATTTCTCCTGTTTAACTAATAATATCTGAAGATTCCTCATTCCATGTGATTTGGAGGTTTTGAAGTTTTCATGTGCTTAATGCattgtttctttctttctttcttcaggTACAGACTTGGAAAGCCTTCAAAGCAATATGCTCCATGGTATGACCGAGTCCTGAAAACTGCGAGGCTTGCTATCAGTATCATTACCTTGTTAAAGGAGCAGATCCGGGTGGCAAGACTTTCTTTCACTGATGTGATCAAGAAAATCACAGAACTTGCCAAGGATCACCCTGCTTTTATATCATCTACTCTAGAAGCAGTGGAGAGATATGTTGTGGTGCATGGTCAGATTATTCTGCagcagttttctgaatatcCTGATGATATCATAAAGAAGTGTGCCTTTGTACTTGGCCTTGCCAAGAAAATGGAAGAGAAGCACCATACCAAATGGCTTGTCAAGAAAAAGAAGCTTCTTCATAGGAATGAGCAGAATTTGAATCCCAGGGCTGCTATTGAGCCTGTTGTGTCCAAAAGGAAGGCTATGCAGGCAACTACAACCAGATTAATCAACAGAATCTGGGCTGGATACTATTCAAATTACTCACCTGAGGCAGTGGATGAATTGAATGGTGAAGTAAAAGAGGTTCATGAAATTGAAGAGCAAGATGAAAATGAAGAGGATGATTCTTTGGAAGAGAAAGTGATTGTATTGGAAGAAACTCAGACAACTAAGCCGACACCAAGGCAAACCAAGTCAAGTTCTTGTGTAAAGGAAGTCAAGTGGGATGGGGAATCTGTAGGCAAACTGTGTAATGGTGTGGATTTATACAAGAAGGCCATAGTCCATGGTAATGAAATTGTGGTTGGGGGGGCTGTTCTTCTCAAAGATGATGACAAGGATGAATTTCCACCCTTCTATTTTGTAGAATACatgtttgaaaagtcaaatgGAAGTAAAATGTGTCATGGGAGAATGATGCAACTGGGCTGCCAAACTGTGCTTGGAAACACAGCTAATGAACGGGAGGTGTTTTTGACAAATGAGTGTATGGATTTCCAACTACAAGAAGTCAAAGAAAGTATATCTGTTGATCTAAGATCAATATCTTGGGGTCATCAGCACAGAAAAGCGAATGCTGATGCTGAGAAAATTGATAGAGCAAGAGCAGAGGAAAGAAAGAAGCAGGGACTGCCTACTGAATATTACTGCAAAAGTCTGTATTGGCCTGAGAGAGGAGCCTTCTTTACTCTTTCATATGGTACAATGGGGCTTGGATCTGGCTCTTGTGAGGCTTGCAATATAAAAGAAACTGAAAGGCAAAAGGAAAAGTTTATATTGGATGCATCTTTGACCAGTTTTACATACCAGGGAACTAAATATTCTATCAATGACTATATCTATGTGAGTCCTTCCTACTTTTCATCAGACGAACTGGAGGCTGAGATTCACAAGGCTGGGAGAAATGTTGGATTGAAGGCGTATGCAATATGCCAGCTGCTTGAAATTTGTGAGCTGAAGAAGTCCAAAAAGAGTGATGCCGATTCCATTCAGGTCAAAGTCAGGAGATTTTTCAGGCCAGAGGATGTATCATCAGAGAAGGCATACTCATCAGATATTCGAGAGGTAATACTTGTATATTGCATCAAGGCCAGATAGTTTTGCATTTGCTTAATCCATAATCAaagtcaaaatataatatgaatatCTGCCATATATATTTTGAGCGCTTGTAATTTACCATACTGAAATTTGTCTATATTTGCCATTAAGTTTATCAATACTATAGTATTTCACTCTTTTTGAGCACTCGTGATTTTTCTGAATGATGTTTCAGGTCTATTATAGTGAGGAGATGCACACCATACCTCTAGATGTTATTGAAGGAAAATGCGAGGTCAGACGAAAGAAGGATCTTGGGGCGCTAGATGTCCCCTCTatctctaaccatgttttctACTGCGAACATTTGTATGATCCTTCCAAAGGATCCATTAAGCAGGTTACCTCTCTTTCCCCTTCTCTTGAGAGGAAAACTGAATTTGTCTGTTTACATCTTATTGGGACCATTTCATCCTATTTTCTAATCAATGTCTTTTGTTATTCTCCATGTGCAGTTAccatcaaatattaaattacagTACTCAACTGGGAAGAGTAATGATGATTCTGCATCTAGGAAAAAGAAAGGGAAATGCAAAGAAGGAGAGAATGATACAGAACCTGAAAAAGTTGTATCAAATGAGCACCGCTTGACAACTTTGGATATTTTTGCTGGCTGTGGTGGCTTGTCTGAGGGACTAGAGCAATCAGGTAGGCTTATAGCATATCTCCTACTTTACGTTAAGGTTTATAATTCCCTGCAAGTATAATCTTCTATTTTGGGTTTAATGCCTGCAGGTACCACTCTAACAAAATGGGCTATTGAGTACGATGCTCCTGCTGGAGATGCATTTAGACTGAATCATCCTGGGACTTTGGTATTTGTAAACAACTGTAATGTTATCCTCAGGTAGATTTCTTGCATTGAACTTCAAAATCCTTGCTGTTGAAACAATACCAACTTTAGTGCAAACCAGCATCGATATAGGGGAActaaaatcatgtaaatgCAGGGCGGTTATGCAAAAGTGTGGGGATGCAGATGACTGCATTTCCACCCCAGAGGCTGCAGAATTGTCAGCATCAATGGACAGAGTGGAAGTTGAAAACCTTCCACTACCCGGACAAGTCGATTTTATTAATGGTGGCCCTCCTTGCCAGGTTGGTTAAACAACACGATTCTGATTTCCAGTGAATCATTAAGTTACATTGCTAAAAGTTTTTGGAAATCTCTTGTAGGGTTTTTCTGGAATGAATAGGTTTAATCAAAGCACCTGGAGTAAAGTCCAATGCGAGatgattttgtcatttttatccTTTGCTGATTACTACCGTCCAAAGTATTTCCTTCTTGAGAATGTTAGGAACTTTGTATCTTTCAACCAAGGGCAGACTTTTCGCTTAACTTTAGCTTCACTCCTTGAGATGGGGTATCAGGTATGCActgttaaattattttaagaatGGAATATCTTGATCTGCATTTcctagtaatttttttaacatatttgtTTGCTTTATGAAAAGGTGAGATTTGGTATCCTCGAAGCTGGTGCATTTGGAGTTCCTCAGTCTAGAAAGAGAGCTTTCATTTGGGCAGCGGCTCCTGAAGAGCTACTTCCAGAATGGCCAGAGCCAATTCATGTCTTTGCAGCACCAGAGCTAAAAATCTCAATGTCGAAAAACTTGCAATACTCTGCTGTCAGGAGTACCGCAAAAGGTGCCCCATTCCGCCCTCTTACAGTCAGAGATACAATTGGAGATCTTCCACCAGTGGTCAACGGTGCATCTAACACAAGCTTAGAGGTAAACCTTGAGTACCTCCCAGGAATAAAACTCGATTGCTCTTACATACAAATTACTTGGCAATGCTAGCTTAGTTTCCAGACCCCTTTCACGCAACTTGAGGTCACTTTCTCACTAATAGTTATTTCATGTTCTGTCATTTGTTAATGCAGTATCAAAGCGATCCAATTTCGTGGTTCCAGAAGAAAATCCGTGGTAACATGAACACATTAACGGACCACATATCAAAAGAAATGAATGAGCTTAATCTGATCAGGTGTCAGAGAATACCCAAGCGTCCTGGCTGTGATTGGAGAGATCTGCCCGAGGAGAAGGTGTCAACAAAACCTTATTCTTCTGAATCTTGTATTTTCTGTGGAATATTGGATAAAAATCTGACTCGTCTTCTACCAATTTACAGGTCAAGTTATCTAATGGCCAAATGGCTGATCTGATACCATGGTGCTTGCCAAATACTGCCAAGAGGCACAATCAATGGAAGGGACTTTATGGCAGGTTGGATTGGGAGGGAAATTTTCCAACTTCAATAACAGACCCCCAACCAATGGGTAAAGTGGGGATGTGCTTTCATCCCGATCAAGACAGGATTGTGACAGTCCGTGAATGTGCACGTTCTCAAGTAAGCATCCCCCTtcttttcaacaaaatatctAGTTTATGTTGGGTCGTGTCTTTCTTTGGCCCGTGAATTCTTTTACACCACACGATCTTCAGAAACCAAGCTAGAGCAAAGATATGGATGTGGCTTCACTTCCTTCTCCTATTAAAGTTGTGCACATAAAAACTATACTATCTTTGTTCCACTATACAATGATTCTGCTGCATCGTAGAAATATTGAGAATTCTGTCGTTCTGTACCTGAATTGTAACTTGTATGTGCAGGGTTTCCCGGACAGctataaattttttggtaATATCATCCACAAGCACCGACAGATCGGAAATGCAGTTCCTCCTCCTCTAGCATATGCCCTTGGAAGCAAACTGAAGGAAGCTGTCGTAAAGAAAAGAAGCATGTAGATGACAATCATGCTAACGGACGTCGTTGaagaacaaaattataacatgCTTATGGGCCGTCTCGTTGATATTGTGGGTGGGATTTTCCTTGTAAACAGTCTATTTGAGCAAAGTTGTTTATAGATCGGCTCAACATTATTAGTGGACATTTCGAGTTGAGATTGAGGGTGTCTTTCTTAGTTAAGGGATGTAACAAATTTGCATCGGAAACTCAGAATTTTAATCTTGTAGCTACTCTATGGTATGCAAATTGCAATAGTTAATCAGCAATCAGCTTCAATTCCTAGCTGTATTTCCCATTTAAAAGTGCAAATCATCAAGACATCAGCCAATAGAATCAAAAATTCAACCACAGATAAATATTACAAGAGCAAAccaaattagaaaatatacacatatctatgaatgaaatcaaattttcGAATCTATATATTGATGGACCTGAAATCCTCAGATAATCCCCTTGATGAAAGCATGTCACTTTCGCTCGCATATGATGAGTAGAAATCATCATCAAATTCCCTCTCCCTTATCTCCTCCACCTTCTCCGCCACCTCCTTCATCTCCGGCCGCTTCTCCACGTCAGCCTCGCAGCAGCTCAGCCCGATTCTCAGCAGCTTCATCATCTCAACCTGGCTGTGCCTAGCTCCAGCCATATCCTGGTCAAACACCGCCGCGCCGGCGACGCCGTCACCGCCGGAGCTCTCGTTGGCGACGGCGGTCTCCACCCACGTGGCGAGGTCGACGTCCGCCTGCTGCTCCACGCCGGAGTCTTTCCTCGTGAGGATCTCGAGGATCAGATATCCGAAGCACCAGACGTCGGTTTTCTTGGTGAGCTTGCCGGTTTCCTTGTACTCGGGCGACTTGTAGGCGACCATGCTCTCTTCGGCTTGCTCTTTGTTGATGATCGGGATTAGTCCGTAGTCGGTGAGGAGAGGCGCGAAGGCGGCATCGAGGAGCACGTTCGACGCCTTCAGGTGGCCGTGGGCCGGGGTCAGGCTCGGTAACTCGTTGTGGAGGTAGAGAAGCCCCTTCGCCACCCCTTTCACGATTTTGAGGCGCGTCGTCCAGTCTAGCGATCGGTGGTCACGCATTTGATTGCCTTGTTGTAGAAAAAATAACGtcattttatatgattatagtaacttatagaaaaaaaaaataatataatgaaataaacatAGTAAACATTTCAGGGCATGTCCAATTTGCTACATATTGACTAGCAACGAATTGGATACACCCTGAAATTGGTCGCGCATTTGATTGCCTTGTAGAAAAAATAACGTTATTTTATACGTATGATCATAGTAActtatagaaaaaaaacataatataatgaaataaacatAGTAAAAATTTTAGTACAGGTCCAATTCGCTACAAATCGATTAGCAGCGGACTGGACATAccctaaaattaatgaattttatagCGATCAgccttaatttaaataaaattagaatgaaATACGAGATTGAAATACCATGAAGCCGAGCGGCGAGGCTGACGTTCTCGGCAAAGGCGGTGACGAGGAGCTTCTCCTCCTTCTTGTAGTAGAAAGCCACGATAGGCTGCACGTTCCGGTGGCTCATGCGGCCGAGCCGCCTCATGTGCTCGTTAAAGTCCTCTTTGCTAACTTGATTCATGTGCTTAAATCTCTTCACAACCATCTTCTTCCCGTTGAGCCCCGCCTTGTACGTCGACCCGAACACGCCGCCGCCGAGCACCTCCGCCGACGCCCGGAGCAGCTCTTGCATGTCGAATTTCTCCGAGTCTTCTTTCAAGAAAGTCAGCAGCCTCACGCTCGGCTTGCCGCCCTCGGAGCCGCCCGGGGCCGCCGCGGATTCGCTGCCCCTTTCCATTTGGTCTAAATCTGCGGTGGCTGCCGGAGCGGTTTCTTGGTGGGGCTTCTTTTTGCGGCAGATGAAGAAGATGCAGACGCCTAGAAGGGCTAAGAGGGCTGCACCGAGGAGGATTGCGACGACGGCAATTGTCGTCTCCGGGAATTTGCGGTGGCGGGTGCGGTCGTCGTGGTAGTCGTACTTAGTGGGGCCGATGTAGTTAGCGGGGCACGCCTCGAGCGGCAGCCCGCATAGGTCGTCGTTGCCTGATTTCCAAATAGGGAAATTATTTAGTCGAAAGTTGCAATTCAGAATTACGGGTAATTATACATTCACTCTTATAAAAGAAGTGAGTGAagtgaattaataaaatttttagtttcaGTTTACTATCACGTGATAAAAATTGTTACTTTTAgagttttactttttactcTTTTGCTAATTTACAACCAAAACTTTCTCTACATTTCACAACTTCGAATTAAGGACAAAACAACACTCTAAATCCAAAAACTGCCATTTtgttaagattttttttacacTATCTAGCAAGTATCAaccttaaaatttttatatatattcactctttattaaaaatttacagTGGAAagaatagaaatttttttacccGAAAATGAGGAAGCATCTAAACGGCTGAGGCCTCGAGGGATCTGTCCAACCAATCTATTATTCGAAACATTGAAGTTTTTCAATCCTTCCTGCTCAAAATTAGGTATTTCACCTTCAAACTGAT
The genomic region above belongs to Salvia hispanica cultivar TCC Black 2014 chromosome 3, UniMelb_Shisp_WGS_1.0, whole genome shotgun sequence and contains:
- the LOC125214298 gene encoding pollen receptor-like kinase 4, with protein sequence MMLQRNVLSDSAPVLLSLLLLLFQNLAISSSQSDGSDGEVLLKFKASLDNPAALDTWAAPTAPCSGGWKGVLCGQGRVWGLQLEGMGLHGAIDVETLAQLPGLRSLSFKNNDFEGALPNLTRHGSLKTVYLSNNKFSGEISDGAFSGMNSLKKLHLENNKISGTIPATLTAAPRLIELALQDNQFEGEIPNFEQEGLKNFNVSNNRLVGQIPRGLSRLDASSFSGNDDLCGLPLEACPANYIGPTKYDYHDDRTRHRKFPETTIAVVAILLGAALLALLGVCIFFICRKKKPHQETAPAATADLDQMERGSESAAAPGGSEGGKPSVRLLTFLKEDSEKFDMQELLRASAEVLGGGVFGSTYKAGLNGKKMVVKRFKHMNQVSKEDFNEHMRRLGRMSHRNVQPIVAFYYKKEEKLLVTAFAENVSLAARLHGNQMRDHRSLDWTTRLKIVKGVAKGLLYLHNELPSLTPAHGHLKASNVLLDAAFAPLLTDYGLIPIINKEQAEESMVAYKSPEYKETGKLTKKTDVWCFGYLILEILTRKDSGVEQQADVDLATWVETAVANESSGGDGVAGAAVFDQDMAGARHSQVEMMKLLRIGLSCCEADVEKRPEMKEVAEKVEEIREREFDDDFYSSYASESDMLSSRGLSEDFRSINI
- the LOC125214297 gene encoding DNA (cytosine-5)-methyltransferase 1B-like — its product is MPTNQKQKKKCAPQTVEDANVTRKRPKRAAACADFKEKSVRISEKDSVIEKKEDGVVEEEVLAVRMTAGKEDGRPCRRLMDFTFHNSDGISQPFEMLEVDDIFISGLISPLEDSGDKEKDKGVRCEGFGRIEEWSISGYEEGSPVIWVTTEVSDYECIKPSGSYKKFYDCFYAKASACIEVYKILSKSSGGNLSLDELLAGVVRSMSGMKCFSRGVSIRDFILSQGEFIYNQLIGLDETSKKTENLFAGLHVLTALKDESSKMVDFAEAQPVSLPGNLRIGLKIGDDNKNELAKPCQTEEDEDSKMARLLQEEENWRSMKQKKGRGSSSSSSKYYIMINEDEIANDYPLPAYYKTSNEETDEYIIFDSGIDVLNIEDLPRSMLHEWALYNSDARLVPLELLPLKPCAEIDVTIFGSGIMTADDGSGYICDGDSTQASNGSAASAVEGIPVFLSAIKEWVIEFGSSMISISIRTDMAWYRLGKPSKQYAPWYDRVLKTARLAISIITLLKEQIRVARLSFTDVIKKITELAKDHPAFISSTLEAVERYVVVHGQIILQQFSEYPDDIIKKCAFVLGLAKKMEEKHHTKWLVKKKKLLHRNEQNLNPRAAIEPVVSKRKAMQATTTRLINRIWAGYYSNYSPEAVDELNGEVKEVHEIEEQDENEEDDSLEEKVIVLEETQTTKPTPRQTKSSSCVKEVKWDGESVGKLCNGVDLYKKAIVHGNEIVVGGAVLLKDDDKDEFPPFYFVEYMFEKSNGSKMCHGRMMQLGCQTVLGNTANEREVFLTNECMDFQLQEVKESISVDLRSISWGHQHRKANADAEKIDRARAEERKKQGLPTEYYCKSLYWPERGAFFTLSYGTMGLGSGSCEACNIKETERQKEKFILDASLTSFTYQGTKYSINDYIYVSPSYFSSDELEAEIHKAGRNVGLKAYAICQLLEICELKKSKKSDADSIQVKVRRFFRPEDVSSEKAYSSDIREVYYSEEMHTIPLDVIEGKCEVRRKKDLGALDVPSISNHVFYCEHLYDPSKGSIKQLPSNIKLQYSTGKSNDDSASRKKKGKCKEGENDTEPEKVVSNEHRLTTLDIFAGCGGLSEGLEQSGTTLTKWAIEYDAPAGDAFRLNHPGTLVFVNNCNVILRAVMQKCGDADDCISTPEAAELSASMDRVEVENLPLPGQVDFINGGPPCQGFSGMNRFNQSTWSKVQCEMILSFLSFADYYRPKYFLLENVRNFVSFNQGQTFRLTLASLLEMGYQVRFGILEAGAFGVPQSRKRAFIWAAAPEELLPEWPEPIHVFAAPELKISMSKNLQYSAVRSTAKGAPFRPLTVRDTIGDLPPVVNGASNTSLEYQSDPISWFQKKIRGNMNTLTDHISKEMNELNLIRCQRIPKRPGCDWRDLPEEKVKLSNGQMADLIPWCLPNTAKRHNQWKGLYGRLDWEGNFPTSITDPQPMGKVGMCFHPDQDRIVTVRECARSQGFPDSYKFFGNIIHKHRQIGNAVPPPLAYALGSKLKEAVVKKRSM